The nucleotide sequence GCAGAGTAGTCGTCATTGATAGACCCACAATTATAATAATCTTTATAAAAGTTAAAACAAGTTCTAACGTTTGGGAGCATTAAAACCCAAAGAGGGTACTCATCCATAAAGGACAGGGACTCCAAATTTCATCGATTGGATACCCAAGACCATACAGAAAGGACATTCGCTACGGCGTCCGACCTGATGCTGATACCCGTCTTAGGCTTCTAATCTTAGTTATTCCAACTTGATCACTGATCACCCGTTTGAGGGGAAGGAAAAATCAAACACTCCTCTTCCTTCCTCTCTTTCAGTCCCAACGATCAGTTCTCAGTTGGACTTGACAAAGTTTGCAATATCGTTCGGTTAACCGAGACGATATCTGCTTAAAGTTGCCAACACTTGCTGAATTTTGTCTTGAGTACGGCTATTTCCCGTTTTTGATTCGTTAAAACCGAATTATCCCGGCGGCCGAATTCATTATCTTAGAATCAAAAGGCTGTAATCAAGCCTATATAAATAGTGTATCAAATAAAAGCGTTAATGGAGGTAACGATTATGCCGTTAGTCCGTTGGCAACCGTTCCAAGAAATTGATTCTCTGCAACGAGAAATGAATCGTTTGTTTGATAGTTTAGCCCTGCCCACCGAAAAAATGGGAATGTCCATCTTTCCTCCGGCGGAACTCCACGAAACACCCGATGCGGTTATCCTGAAACTGGAAGTTCCGGGCATAGACTCTAAAGATTTAGACATCCAAGTCAGTGCTGATGCGGTGGCGATTACGGGGGAACGAAAATCACAAATCCAAACGGAAGAAAAAGGCGTAACTCGAAGTGAATTCCATTATGGAAAATTCCACCGTGTGATTCCACTTCCGACTCGGATTCAAAACACCCAAGTTCAAGCTGACTATCAAGATGGAATTCTCAGCCTAACCTTACCGAAAGCAGAAGAAGAGAAAAACAAAGTCGTTAAGGTTACCTTAAATTAATCGAGGATTCAAGGATTAGTAATTGTTTAAGGTTTGGCTGGAATTAAGGACAAACAAAAAAGTCGGTAATCTCCGTCGAAATTTAAACGAGATTCGACTATAATAAAAAACAGGAAAGCGGATTTATGGAAATATTTCCGCTTTTCTTGATCTAAAGTACAATCCTAAATTTGAGGATAATA is from Planktothrix sp. FACHB-1365 and encodes:
- a CDS encoding Hsp20/alpha crystallin family protein, which encodes MPLVRWQPFQEIDSLQREMNRLFDSLALPTEKMGMSIFPPAELHETPDAVILKLEVPGIDSKDLDIQVSADAVAITGERKSQIQTEEKGVTRSEFHYGKFHRVIPLPTRIQNTQVQADYQDGILSLTLPKAEEEKNKVVKVTLN